One genomic region from Salvia hispanica cultivar TCC Black 2014 chromosome 2, UniMelb_Shisp_WGS_1.0, whole genome shotgun sequence encodes:
- the LOC125205614 gene encoding aquaporin TIP2-1: MPGIAFGRFDDSFSVASIKAYVAEFISTLLFVFAGVGSAIAYNKVTADAALDPAGLVAVAVAHGFALFVAVSIGANISGGHVNPAVTFGLAVGGQITILTGIFYWIAQLLGAIVASFLLSVVTGGLAIPTHGLAAGVGAVQGVVMEIIITFALVYTVFATAVDPKKGSLGTIAPIAIGFIVGANILAAGPFSGGSMNPARSFGPAVASGDYDGIWVYWVGPLIGGGLAGAIYSNVFMHHEHAPLSTDF; this comes from the exons ATGCCAGGAATCGCTTTCGGCCGATTCGATGACTCATTCAGTGTCGCCTCGATCAAGGCATACGTCGCCGAGTTCATCTCCACCTTGCTCTTCGTCTTTGCTGGCGTTGGCTCGGCCATCGCTTACA ACAAGGTGACGGCAGACGCGGCCCTAGACCCGGCTGGGCTGGTGGCCGTGGCGGTCGCCCACGGATTCGCTCTCTTTGTAGCCGTTTCGATTGGAGCCAACATCTCCGGCGGCCACGTCAACCCCGCCGTCACCTTCGGGTTGGCCGTCGGCGGCCAGATCACCATCCTCACCGGAATATTCTACTGGATTGCTCAGCTCTTGGGCGCCATTGTCGCTTCTTTCTTGCTCTCCGTCGTCACCGGCGGTTTG GCGATCCCGACTCACGGGTTGGCTGCTGGAGTTGGAGCAGTCCAGGGAGTCGTGATGGAGATAATCATCACATTCGCGTTGGTGTACACTGTGTTCGCCACCGCAGTTGATCCCAAGAAGGGATCACTGGGCACGATTGCGCCAATTGCAATTGGTTTCATTGTGGGAGCCAACATTTTGGCTGCTGGGCCTTTCTCTGGTGGATCCATGAACCCGGCCCGGTCCTTCGGCCCAGCTGTGGCCAGCGGTGACTACGATGGGATCTGGGTGTACTGGGTTGGGCCACTCATCGGCGGTGGCCTGGCCGGGGCGATCTACAGCAACGTGTTCATGCACCACGAGCATGCACCACTTTCGACTGATTTCTAA
- the LOC125205615 gene encoding photosynthetic NDH subunit of subcomplex B 3, chloroplastic produces MILLRLNPQNSTTSLFPNSHHFTTKLPSSKPPNHLNFSTIKKLRALQTATDADQSDSVQPSPPEHEEPPVVNFAFVHSVLLPDGTPDVHYRKACGGQKLREIMLDNNLELYGPYSRPLLNCGGGGTCATCMVEVVEGRELLNPRTEKEKEKLKKKPKNWRLACQAIVGEPDSRGLVVIQQLPEWKAHSWNYAKELPEDVLQI; encoded by the exons ATGATATTACTTCGACTCAACCCTCAAAACTCAACCACCTCACTCTTCCCAAACTCCCACCATTTCACCACAAAATTGCCATCATCCAAGCCGCCCAATCACCTCAACTTCTCCACAATCAAGAAACTCAGAGCTCTCCAAACTGCCACCGATGCCGACCAATCCGACTCCGTGCAGCCATCCCCGCCCGAACACGAGGAGCCTCCAGTTGTCAACTTCGCATTCGTCCAC TCGGTTTTGCTGCCGGATGGAACGCCGGATGTGCATTACCGGAAGGCCTGTGGAGGGCAGAAATTGAGAGAGATAATGCTTGATAACAATCTTGAATTGTATGGACCATAT TCTAGGCCTCTGCTAAACTGTGGGGGAGGTGGAACTTGTGCTACATGTATGGTTGAG GTTGTTGAAGGAAGGGAATTATTGAACCCTCGAACagaaaaagagaaggaaaagcTTAAAAAG AAGCCCAAAAATTGGAGACTTGCCTGTCAGGCGATTGTTGGTGAACCAGATTCAAGAGGGCTG GTTGTGATCCAACAACTTCCGGAATGGAAAGCTCACAGCTGGAATTATGCAAAAGAGCTTCCTGAAGATGTTttgcaaatatga